The sequence ATCCCGACGGAATCCGGAGGGGCGGATAGGAGGGTCCTTCTCCCCAAGGACTCCTCCCTCGGACCCCAGACGACCACAGTGCGGAGCGGATATTCCGAGCTGAGCCGGCGCGCCGCCTCCCCGAAACGCTCGGCCGGCCAGCGGTTGCCCGGCTTCCCGGCGCCGGGGTGAACCACCAGAAGTTCTTCCTCGGTCACCCCGAGCTGGTTCAGCCTCTGGCGCAGATGCTGGATCTCCGAAGGCAGAAGGCACATCTCCTCGCGCGGGTCGGCCCTGTCGATCCCCAGAGGGCGGACGATGTCCAAATTGCGCAGACTCTGATGTCGCACAGGTCCCGGATGAGCCGACACCTCTACATTGTAAAAGAAATTCCGCCGCGTGCCGGGAAAGCGCAGGTGTGCCGGTCCCATAGTCCAGCGCGCCCGCGAGAAACGGGCGATGAGATCGCTGGTCAGGGAATGCGAGACAGTATTGAGGACGACGGCCAGGTCCCAGCCGCCCAGAAGGCGCCGAAGGAAGTCAAGCAGGCTCGGCACCGTCCACTCGTGAAGTGCCTCCCGTACCACCAGGATCTCGTCCACATGAGGGAGGTGGCGCACGACGGGCTCCGTGTAACCCCGGACCACTACGCCGAGACGAGCCTCAGGAAAACGCTTCCGTAGAGCGCGGAGGACGGGGGTAGCCAGGAGGAAATCCCCCAGCTGGTCGTGCTGGCGCACGACCAAGATGCTCCGGATGCTCTCCGGGCGAATGTCCTCGGCACCCAGGCTGGCCCTCCCGAGTGCCGCCTCGAACAGCCGCAAGTACTGGCGCTTGAAACGCTGCTCAATGCGCGTCCACCACCGTGCCGCCGCCATCCCGTCCAGGCTCTCCCGTCAGCGCCTCAATGGGATGGCCGGCCAGTCGCAAGCCTCTGGAAGATGCTCTCCCACTGGTCGACCATCCGGTCCAGTGTAAACCACCGGTGAACCCGTTCGCGGCCTCGTTTACCCATCGCCAGGGCCAGCTCACGGTCCTGAGCGAGGCGCAGCAGACCGTCGGCCAGAGCCCCGGAATCCCCCGGTGGTACCAGAAAGCCCGTCTCACCGTCCACAACGATCTCGGGAATGCTGCTTGTGCGGCTGGCCACCACGGGCTTTCCAGCCGCCATCGCTTCGATCAGTACAATGCCGAAGCCCTCCCAGAAGCTCGGCAGAACCAGCACATCCAGGCTTCTCATGATGCGCGGAATGTCCTCGCGAAAACCAACGTGCAGCACCCTGGTACCCCATGGGCTCGCCTTGCGGAATTCCTCCACCTGATGGGCCAGAGGGCCCTTTCCGACCAGCAAGAGTCTCGCCTCCGACCGGGCCGCAGCCACCCGCTCGAAGGCTTGGAGCAGCACGCCTATTCCCTTTCGTTCATCCAGCTGGCCCACGAAGCCCACCACGAAGTCAGCGGCTGACCACCCCCAGGAAGCACGGAGATCCGAGTCGGGATCGCCGTCGAAGAGGGTCGGATCGACGCCGTTGTAGATCACCTCCACGTGAGCCGGTTGGAGCCATGGGGCACTTCGCAGCAGCGTTCGGCGCGTAGCCTGAGAATTCGCCACCACCACATCGGCCAGCTTCGTGTACGTGAATCGGTAACGGACGGTGTCTTTCAAGGGGTGGTCGATGGCGCGCCGATGGACCACCTTGCCGATCCCGGTCACGCGCGAGGCTACTCCGAACGTCCGAAGCTCCTTATCCTGATTGGTGCACACGATATCGGGGCGTAGCTTGCGCAGGAGGGCCATCGCCCGCAACACCGCAATGGGACCCATGTCTGCTCCGAACCGGAAGGGGAAAACCGGTACGCCTTCCCTCACCGCCTTCGCCTGGAGCTCGGTCCCTGGGCGACAGACCAGTCCGACCCATCTGCCACGGGAACGGAGAGCCCGCGCCATCTGCAGAAACCACACCTCGGCGCCACCAAACATCTGGATCGAGTTGGCAAAAAGGATTCTCATCGGACGCTGGTCCGGTCTGCGCCCCACGAGGATGGAATCGAAGCCCAAGCTCCTTATTCTGATCAGAATCCCGCCCCGAGCGCGAGGCTTCTCAGATCGTGCCGAGGCCCAGGGCAGCGTGAAGCCTGCGCACCACCGCGCGTGCGTCGTGGTACCGGCCCACCCATTCGCGCCCTTTTCGCCCGAGCTCTTCCCGCAGGTCCTCGTCGCGCACGAGGGGCTCCAGCCGGTCTTCGAGGTTGCCGTCGGAGATGTCCAGGAAGGGGTGGTCCGGACACTCCTCCGCGAAGCCCGGTGCCAGCGAGGAGGCCACCGGGATCCCCATGGCCAATGCCTCAAGCGAATTGATGCCGTAGCCGAGGTCCCCGATTTGATCCACGAACACGTCGCACGTGGCTTTCAGCTCGAGGGCTTCTGTGTACGACCTGCCTTCGATGAGCACAATCTCTACCTCGGGGTATCGCTGCTGGAGACGGTGCAGCGCCGCCAGGATCTGCGGCGTCCCCTTGGCCTTGCGCACAGAGGGGGCGTGTCCAATGCGAAGACGCCCGTCGCGCAGCCTCTTCCGCGGGGGCATTCTCTCGGGCTCGAAGGGAAAGAAGATGTGCAGAATGCCGGGATAAAGCCTCTTGTGATCGAACTCGACGGTAACCCGGAGGTCAGCCAGGCTGTCGACCGCGGGGATCAGGCCCCGCGTGCGGAGGTCACTACCGGTGTAGCAACACACGAGGAGCTTGCCCTGCGCTTTGAAGCGACGCGCCACCCGTCCGTCGCGGAAGAAGTCCAGACCGCCGTCGTACTGAACGATCTCGCACCGATCGGCATCAACGGCACGCAGCGCCCTCTCCACGGCTGGCTTCCAGAGAAGCTCGCGCAGGCGCTGCAAGAGCGCCTCAAACGGGCCCGGCTGCCAGACCGGCGGTCGGCCGACGCGCGCGGGCGCCCGATGCGTGACCTCCCTCCGGGAAGCCGGGACGAAAACCCGCTTGGCCAGCCGAACCAAACGGCCATCGAACAAAGGGAGCTCGAGACAGACGTCCTCCTCGTATCCCCGGGGGTCCCGGTAGAAGGTGATGAGCCGGCTCTCGTGACCCAGTTGCCGCTCGGCGCGCACGAACGTGATCGGCACCCCCGCCACGTTCTGAGGAGCGATGTGCAGAATGCGCATTGTCTGCGGACCCTTCCTCCGCTAAGCAAAAGCCCAGAGGAAACCCTCTGGACCTGTGATCGGAGACTCCTGCGTTGTGCTCTTGCCGCTGCTCGGGGATGGCCGTTTTGTCTTCTCCCGTCCGACCTTGCGGGCCTCGAGTGGCGCCAGGCTCCTGGGATCAGTAAACCTTATGCCAGGTATCGCGAAATACACCCTGGGCCCCGAAGCTCTCCTTGAAGCGGGCCAGTCCCCAGTTGGGATCCATGTTCACCGTGAAGATGCCGAAATCCAGGAAGCGAAAGCCTTGCCCCACCGCCTGCCGGATGATCTCGTAGAAGAGCAGGTTTACGCCGCGGTATTCGCGGTAGTCTTCGTCATGGCTGATGTAGAAGGCGAGCGTCACCCTCGGGTTGCAGACGAAAAGGACGACGCCCGCGACCATAGTCGAGCCGAGGAACGCCCCGTACAGCCGAATTTCGTTCGGGAACAGCTCCTTCAGGCGCAGGAGCTCGGGCAGCGAATGGGTGGGCTTGACGTTGTGGCGCAGTTTGAGATTCTTCTGAAGGATCCGGTAAAAGGTCGAGAACTCGTCGGACTCGCGCACCACCAGCCCGTACTTTAAGGCCCGGCGCACCGCGCGCCGGGAGCTCTCGGCGAAGACGGAAAACACTTGGTCCGGACCGAAATCCAGGGGAACGACGCTGGAAACCTCGCGCTTCTTGTACGCGAAGCCCGTCTGCATCAGGGCAAAATCGAGATAGTTGCTCGGCCTGTAGAGATAGATCATCGGCGGTTCGGTGATTTCCACCGCGTGGAATCCCTGGGCACGCGCGTAGCGGTCCAGGGCCCACACCAGGCGGAAGGCGTCGCGCAAGGAGAGGTCGCTGCGCACGACAAACCCACCGTACGAGGCCCCGGCGTGGCTGACCAGCACGCGTTTGCCCTCCCTCTGGAGCTCCACAGCGGGGAACACGGCCAAGAGCTTGCTCTCCTTGAAGAAGAGAAGCGAGTGATCCCGGAAGCGGTCCTGCGGATGATAGCTCAGGAAGCGGCGCAGGTGGAAGAGCGTACCGTTGTTCGAGCTCCGGACGAAGTGTTCCCAACGGTCCTCTTCCGACTTGCTGAAGGGCACTGCTTCGACGATCTTCTCTTCCAGCTTGGGGAGCTCGAAACCCTGCATTTGCCTGACCTCAATCGTCAGCCCCTTGCCTGGGAACCCTTCCCGCCCCCTCATCGGGGAGCCTCGCGTGCCGAGCAGCCCGACGCACCCCCATTCCGAGCGAGCGTTTCGTCAGGATTCGGCGAGGAGGAATACGAGGAGCCCCTTCTGCACGTGCAGTCGATTCTCCGCCTGATCGAACACGATGGAGTGGGGCCCGTCGAGCGCAGCATCGGTGACTTCCTCGCCGCGGTGTGCGGGAAGACAATGCATCAGTTTGGCCTTCGGACCTGCGTGTCTCAGGAGCTCTTCATCGACCTGGAACGCCCGGAACGCGAGCTTGCGCTGTTCCGCCTCCGCCTCTTGCCCCATGCTCGCCCACACGTCCGTGTAGACGATGTCGGCTCCTTTCACCGCTTCCCGCGGGTCCCGGAAAAGCTTGATCTCGCTAAGCCCGGCGCGACGGGCGTTGGCCAGAATGCCCGGATCAGGGTCANNNNNNNNNNCGGGAATGGCCAGGCGGAAGTCGATCCGGAAGCGTGTGGACATGTTGAGCCAGGAATGGCAAACGTTGTTGCCGTCGCCTATCCAGGCCAGAGCGAAATCTTCCCTCCGCCCCAGATGTTCCTCAATGGTGAACAGGTCCGACAGAACCTGGCACGGATGGAGGAGATCGCTGAGGCCGTTGATTACCGGGACGGACGCGTGGGTTGCCAAGTCCACGACGTCTTGGTGGGCAAAGACACGTGCCATGATGCCATCGCAGTAGCGGCTGAGGACGCGCGCCACATCGGCCGTGCTCTCGCGCTTGCCCATCTGAAGGTCGCTCGGGGCAAGGTACAGGGCGTGCCCCCCGAGCTGAAGCATCCCGACCTCGAACGACACGCGCGTGCGCGCCGATGGTTTTTGGAAGATCATTGCCAGAATCTTGCCCTTCAGGAGCGGATGGGGCTGCCGAGCCCGTGTCTTCGCCTTCAAGTCCCGGCTCAGTTCGTAGATGTGCTCGATCTCTTCCCGTGTGAGGTCAGTGACGGCCAAAAAGTCTCTCTTCAACGGGCTCTCCTTTCCGTTACAGGATGTACCGGCTCAGATCTTCGTCTTCCACGATCTGCTTGAAGACCTTACGGACCTTGCGGCGGTCGATCACGACCTTCTTGCGCTTGAGATTCGGTGCTCTGAACAGGAGGTCCTCCAGGAGGGTCGTCATCACGGTGTGCAGGCGGCGCGCGCCGATGTCCTCAGCCCGCTCGTTCACCTCACTGGCGGTTTTGGCGATCTCCCGAATGGCGCTGTCGGTGAAGTGCACCTCGATGCCCTCCGTGGCCAAAAGCGCCTTGTACTGCTTGATAAGGGCGTTTTCGGGCTCGGTGAGGATGCGGACGAAGTCGTCTGCCGTCAGTGGCTGGAGCTCCACTCGGATTGGGAAGCGACCCTGGAGCTCCGGGATTAGGTCCGAAGGTTTGGCGTTGTGGAAGGCGCCAGCGGCGATGAACAGGATGTGGTCGGTGCGCACCATCCCGTACTTGGTCATCACGCTGCAGCCCTCGACGATGGGCAGGAGATCGCGCTGCACCCCCTCGCGGGAGACGTCGGGCCCCACGCCGCCGTCGGTGGTGATGAGCTTGTCGATCTCGTCCAGGAAGACGATGCCCGACTGCTCGACGCGCTGGATGGCCTCGCGCACCACCTCGTCCATGTCCACCAGCTTCTGTGATTCTTCCTGCACGAGGTAGCGGCGCGCCTCCTGGATGGTCATGCGGCGGCGCTTGGTGCGGCGGGGGAAAACGGACTCCAGGACCTCGTCGAAGTTGATGCCGAGCTCCTCTACGCC is a genomic window of candidate division KSB1 bacterium containing:
- a CDS encoding glycosyltransferase family 9 protein, which translates into the protein MRQHDQLGDFLLATPVLRALRKRFPEARLGVVVRGYTEPVVRHLPHVDEILVVREALHEWTVPSLLDFLRRLLGGWDLAVVLNTVSHSLTSDLIARFSRARWTMGPAHLRFPGTRRNFFYNVEVSAHPGPVRHQSLRNLDIVRPLGIDRADPREEMCLLPSEIQHLRQRLNQLGVTEEELLVVHPGAGKPGNRWPAERFGEAARRLSSEYPLRTVVVWGPREESLGRRTLLSAPPDSVGISGLTIRELAALFRLARLVLCNDTGSMHLAAAVGTPLVAIFGPTDPREWKPWGDSFVAVRGRDGRCESVAVEEVVQAATQLLGTGVPQAAR
- a CDS encoding glycosyltransferase family 4 protein, whose product is MRILFANSIQMFGGAEVWFLQMARALRSRGRWVGLVCRPGTELQAKAVREGVPVFPFRFGADMGPIAVLRAMALLRKLRPDIVCTNQDKELRTFGVASRVTGIGKVVHRRAIDHPLKDTVRYRFTYTKLADVVVANSQATRRTLLRSAPWLQPAHVEVIYNGVDPTLFDGDPDSDLRASWGWSAADFVVGFVGQLDERKGIGVLLQAFERVAAARSEARLLLVGKGPLAHQVEEFRKASPWGTRVLHVGFREDIPRIMRSLDVLVLPSFWEGFGIVLIEAMAAGKPVVASRTSSIPEIVVDGETGFLVPPGDSGALADGLLRLAQDRELALAMGKRGRERVHRWFTLDRMVDQWESIFQRLATGRPSH
- a CDS encoding GNAT family N-acetyltransferase produces the protein MRGREGFPGKGLTIEVRQMQGFELPKLEEKIVEAVPFSKSEEDRWEHFVRSSNNGTLFHLRRFLSYHPQDRFRDHSLLFFKESKLLAVFPAVELQREGKRVLVSHAGASYGGFVVRSDLSLRDAFRLVWALDRYARAQGFHAVEITEPPMIYLYRPSNYLDFALMQTGFAYKKREVSSVVPLDFGPDQVFSVFAESSRRAVRRALKYGLVVRESDEFSTFYRILQKNLKLRHNVKPTHSLPELLRLKELFPNEIRLYGAFLGSTMVAGVVLFVCNPRVTLAFYISHDEDYREYRGVNLLFYEIIRQAVGQGFRFLDFGIFTVNMDPNWGLARFKESFGAQGVFRDTWHKVY
- a CDS encoding ornithine carbamoyltransferase, translated to DPDPGILANARRAGLSEIKLFRDPREAVKGADIVYTDVWASMGQEAEAEQRKLAFRAFQVDEELLRHAGPKAKLMHCLPAHRGEEVTDAALDGPHSIVFDQAENRLHVQKGLLVFLLAES
- a CDS encoding ornithine carbamoyltransferase (catalyzes the formation of L-citrulline from carbamoyl phosphate and L-ornithine in arginine biosynthesis and degradation); translated protein: MKRDFLAVTDLTREEIEHIYELSRDLKAKTRARQPHPLLKGKILAMIFQKPSARTRVSFEVGMLQLGGHALYLAPSDLQMGKRESTADVARVLSRYCDGIMARVFAHQDVVDLATHASVPVINGLSDLLHPCQVLSDLFTIEEHLGRREDFALAWIGDGNNVCHSWLNMSTRFRIDFRLAIP
- the hslU gene encoding ATP-dependent protease ATPase subunit HslU encodes the protein MRDLTPEEIVRELDKYVVGQEKAKKSVAIALRNRWRRLQVPEGLREEIMPNNIILIGPTGVGKTEIARRLARLANAPFIKVEASKYTEVGYVGRDVESIIRDLTDIAVNMVRMERMEEVRPIAESMATQRLLNILLPPPKRRQRRAVAEEGSRDERRERWLRKRAKLRERLLSGELDDCYVELEVPVETQPVMQVVTPMGVEELGINFDEVLESVFPRRTKRRRMTIQEARRYLVQEESQKLVDMDEVVREAIQRVEQSGIVFLDEIDKLITTDGGVGPDVSREGVQRDLLPIVEGCSVMTKYGMVRTDHILFIAAGAFHNAKPSDLIPELQGRFPIRVELQPLTADDFVRILTEPENALIKQYKALLATEGIEVHFTDSAIREIAKTASEVNERAEDIGARRLHTVMTTLLEDLLFRAPNLKRKKVVIDRRKVRKVFKQIVEDEDLSRYIL